The Pyxidicoccus trucidator genomic interval CGGCGCCCTCGTCGGCGCGCTCACGGCCTCGCCCTTCTTCCGCTTCGCCGTCGAGAAGTCCTGCTCGGCGTTGGAGTCACTGCGCTCGGCCAACGCCTCCTGCACACTGGCCGCGCCACGGCCGGCGCTCGGAGCCGTGGGCATGGGGGCCGCCGCCACGACGGGCGCGGGAGGCGGCGGCGCGGCCGTGGCGGGCCCCGCCGCCGCATACCCGAGGGCCCCAGCCTGCGACTGCGCCGCGAGGGACTCGGGCTCGGCCTCCTCCGCCTGGGCGGGCTCGCCGTCGTCCGCGACGCCCCCGTAGGCCGGAGACGTTCCCCCCAGCCGCAGCGAGTCGCGCGGAGGCACCAGCTTCGGAGCCTGCGAGTCGGCCACGCGGCCTTCGGGCGCGGACAGGGCGTCTTCCTCGTCCAGGTCCTTCTGGAACAGGGCCATCTTCTTGCCAGGCGCCGGCTTCATCGTCGCCGCCTTGTCGCTCACACTGCGCGCGCGCTCCTTGCTGCTTCCGAAGTCACGCTTCGCCTTCGACTCATTCTCACGGACGAGGCGGGCGTCGAGTCCGCCCCCGCTGCCCTCCTTCTCCCAACCCTCGGCACGTCGCGGCGCCTCGTCCCCGGCGACCAGGGCCGAAGCGACCTCGGCGGGCGCCTCCTGCATCGGCGCGCCTTGAAGAGCGGGAGCGGGAGCCATGGGTCTCGGCTCCTGGCGCGCGGGAGCGGACTCCGCCTTCCGCGCCAGCTCCGGCTCCGCCGCGGCCATGCTCAGGTTGGGCCGCGTGAGGTCGGGGTTGCGCTGCTGGATGGCGAGGATGCCGAAGGTGCTCACCGAGGCCAGCCCCACCACCGGCAGCAGCCAGCGACGCCAGCGCGAGGGCCGGGGCGCGGGGCCGGCGGCGGCGCGACGCGCGGACTGCTGCGCGTAGGCCAGGAGCGACTCCAGGCCGGCGTCCGGCGCGGACTCCGAGGAGAGCTGGGACATGGTGGCGCGCACGCCGCGAATGTCGTCCAGGGCCTGGGTGCAGCGGGCGCAGCCCTGCAGGTGCGCTTCCACTGCCCGGGCCTCGGGGACGGGCAGCTCGCCGTAGACGAAGTCGAGGAGTCTGTCCTCGTGCGCGTGGAGGTTCTGCGGATTCATCCCGTCACCGTCCTTCCGTCCTCGGCGAGGTCGCCGTCCACGCCCATCTCCGCCAGGCGTCGGCGCAACCCGTCGAGCGCGTAGCGCATCCGGCTCTTCACGGTGTTCTCGGACACGCCCGTCACCTCGGCGATGTCCTTGAAGGGGATGCCGCTGTACTCACGCAGGATGAACACTTCTCGCTGCTCCTCCGGGAGGGACGCCAGGGCCCGTTCCAGCATCGGCCGCAGACGTGCGTTGTAGGCCCCCCGCTCGGGGCTGGCTCCGGTGTCCGGCAGCCCCTCGCCCAGCGGACGTCCCTCGTCCCCGTCCACTCCCGCGGCGGGGGCTTCCAGGGACGACGCCTGGCGGTAGCTCTCTTTGCGCGCACTGTCCACGCAGAGGTTCCTCGCAATCGTGTAGAGCCAGGTCGTGAACTTCGCCTTGGGCGTGTACTCGCCGGCGCTCCGTACCACCTTCAGCCACGTCTCCTGCAGCACGTCCTCCGCCCGTGCCCGCTGCCCGACGAATCGGAGGACGAAGTTGAACACCGGCGTCCGGTGCTTGCGCACCAACGCCTCGAACGCGCGCGCGTCCCCCGCCTGGAAGGCGAGCATCAGCCGCTCGTCTGAGGTCTCCGGTCCCAACACTCCCCCGTCTCTCCTGGAGCACCCGCTACCCCGACCCCTCCTCAACCCGTGCCGTCATAACGGACGAGGGGCCAAGAGGGTCTATCCCGAGCGCGGTCTCCGGTAAGTGGCGAGAATGACAGGGACCGCCACGGCTGTCACCAGGGCGGCCTGGGCCAGCAGCACGTCCGGAAGGGGCCGCTGGACATGCACCTGGAGCGAGCGTCCGAGCGCCAGCCCCAGCAGCACCCCGGTGAGCGTACGCACCGCGTTGGAGCCGGCCGCCGGGCGGAAGCGCCCCACCGCCCAGTCCACCAGGGCGGGCAGCGTGAGGCCCAGCACCACCGGCACGTCCCAACGCCACTCGCGCGGCGCACGCAGAATGAAGAGGCCCACCAGCGTGGCGAGCATCACCGGGTACGTGCCCAGGCAGCGCGCGCACACGCGCACTCCGCCCAGCACGTAGGTGCGGTTGTACTCATCCGGGTGGTGGTGGCTGAGCCAGAACACCGGCATCACCTCCGGAGGTGGGGGCGGAGCTGACTTCCCGCGCGTCTCCTTCCACGAGAAAACAAGCGGCCGTGTGCCCATCCCCGAGCGGGTACAGCGGCGGGGACTCGCGCCGGCAGCGCTCCATGGCGTGGGGGCAGCGCGGGTGGAAGGCGCACCCGGACGGCGGGTTGAGCGGCGACGGCGGCTCGCCCGGCACCAGCAGGCGGGTGCGCGCGCGGCCCGGGTCCGGCACCGGCACGGCGGACAGCAGCGCCTGCGTGTACGGGTGGCGCGGTCGGCGGTACAGCTCCGCGGCGGGCGCCAGTTCGACGATGCGGCCCAGGTACATGACGGCCACCCGGGTGGAGACGTACTCGACGATTTTCAGGTCGTGCGCGATGAAGACGTAGGTGAGGCCGCGCTCGCGCTGCAGGTCCACCAGCAGATTGACGATCTGCGCCTGGATGGACACGTCCAGCGCGCTGATGGGCTCGTCCGCCACCACCAGGTCCGGGCGCAATGCGATGGCGCGTGCAATGCCGATGCGCTGGCGCTGCCCGCCGGAGAACTCGTGGGGGTAGCGCTCCAGCGCCTCGCGCGGCAGGCCCATGGCGTCCACCAGGGCGGCCACCTCGCGCTCCCGCTCGCCGCGCTCGCGCGCGAGGCCGTGGATGGTGAAGGGCTCGCCCAGAATCTCCCGCACCGTCATCCTCGGGTTGAGCGAGGCATACGGGTCCTGGAAGACGAGCTGCATGCGCCGGCGCAGCGGGCGCAGCCTCCGCTGGGACTGGCCCGTCAGCTCCTGTCCGTCGAAGCGGATGGAGCCGGCGGTGGGCTCCACCAGCCGCAGCAGCGCGCGCCCGAGGGTGCTCTTGCCGCAGCCGCTCTCCCCCACCAGCCCGAGCGTCTCCCCGCGCACCACGTCGAAGCCCACGCCGTCCACGGCCTTCACCGCGCCGCGCACCCGGCCCAGCAGCCCGCCGCGCACGGGGAAGTGCACCTTCAAGTCCTTCACCTGGAGCAGCGGCCCGGAGCTCATGGCGCGGGCACCGGGTTGTGGCAGGCGGCGAGCTGCCCGTCCCGCTTCGGCTCCAGCGGCGGCACCACGCGCGCGCACACCTCCAGCGCGCGCTCGCACCTGTCGCGGAAGGCGCAGCCCGAGGGCAGCCTGCCCAGCGAGGGCACCATGCCGGGAATGGCCTGGAGCCGCCTGCGGCCCCCTGCCCCGCCCGCGTCCGTCGCCACCTGCAGGGACGGAATCGAGCGCAGCAGGCCCGCGGTGTACGGGTGCGCCGGCCGGGCGAACAGCTCGCGCACCGGGGCGCGCTCCACCACGCGGCCCGCGTACATGACGACCACGGTGTCGCAGCTCTCCGCCACCACGCCCAGATCGTGCGTAATCAGCATCACCGCCATGCCGCGCTCGGCCTGGAGCCGCTTGAGCAGGTCCAGAATCTGGGCCTGGATGGTGACATCCAGCGCGGTGGTGGGCTCGTCGGCGATGAGCAGCGCCGGGTCGCACGCCAGCGCCATGGCCAGCATCACCCGCTGCCGCATGCCGCCGGAGAGCTGGTGCGGATACGCGTCCACGCGCTCGCCCGGGGCGGGGATGCCCACCTGCCGCAGCATCTCCACCGCCCGCTCACGAGCCTGCGCCCGCGAGGCGCCCAGGTGCAGCCGCACACCCTCGGCAATCTGCTCCCCCACCGTGAAGACGGGGTTGAGCGACGTCATCGGCTCCTGGAAGACCATGGCCGCGTGACGGCCGCGCACGCGGCGCAGCTCCGCCTCCGGCAGCTTGAGCAAGTCACGTCCCTGGAAGCGGACCTCGCCGCCCACCACGCGCACGGGCGGCTGGGGGGCCAGCCCCAGGATGGACAGGGCGGTGAGGCTCTTGCCACAGCCGCTCTCCCCCACCACGCCCAGCGTGCCGCCCGGGGGCACGGCGAAGGACACCCCGTCCACCGCGCGCGCCGGGCCTGCCTCCAGCGACAGCTCGACGGTGAGCCCGCGGATGTCCAGCAGGGGCTCCCCGGCGGAGGGACGCTGAGCGGCGACTGTCACTTCCGCGCCAGCTCGTCCAGGAACTCCCCTTCCTGGATGAGGCCCTTGCGGATGAGCAGGCGGATGAGGCTCGCCACCATGCGGGCGGGCTTCACCTTCTCCGTGTCCAGCATGGCCTCCTCGCCCCGGGAGATGCGCTCGAGGTCGTCGAGGACGGCCAGGTCCTCGTCGGAGAACTGAGGCGTGGGCGTGAGCGGCACGGAGGGACGGGCACCCTGCGCCGCGCCGCCGAACAGCACCACCGGCACGCGCGGCTTGCCCCCGGCCCCGTCCGCGTCGGGAGGAGGAGGCGGCGGCCGTGACGGTGGCGTGGCCTCCATGCCCAGCAGGTCATCCAGCACGTCCACGCCCGGCGCGGGCGGCGGGGACTCCATGGGCGGAGGCGGCGGAGACGCCGAGCCCCGGAGCGTGGGACGCGCGGGCGCGGCCGGAGCGGCGGCCACGGGCCTGGGCGCGGGCTTCGCGGCGGGCGGAGGCGGCGGCTTGGGGGGCTCGGGGAAGTCCCACTCCAGGGACTGGCCCGCACCCACCGGCGGAGGCGGAGGGCCCTCCTCGTCCAGCGGCTCGGCCTCCACGATGTCCAGCGGCTCGCCCCGGGCACGCGCCAGGGCGGTGTCCAGGTCATCCGAGGCGACGACGAAGACGCGCACCTGCTTGCGCAGCTGGAAGCGCAGCTCGTCCACCAGCGTCAAATCCCCCGGGTCCTCCACGGCGATGTGGATGCGCTCGCTGCGCCCCTCCACCTCCACCCGGAAGGGCATGACCCGGTGCTCGGTCTGGAAGTCCACGGACACCAGCGCGGTGACGGCCGGGGGGATGTCCTCCGGCAACTCCACGAAGGGCAGGCCGTGCTGGGCGGACAGGGCGCGGGCGATGTCCGGGGGCGTGCACAGCCCCTGGGACAGCAGCACCTCGCCCAGCCGCTGGGCACCGGGAGCGCCACGGCGCCCGAGCGCTGCCCGCACCTGCTCCTCCGTCACCACTCCCGCCTCGATGAGCAGCTCGCCAATCTTCTTGCGCATGGGTCGGGCTACCGCTTGACCTTGGCGAGGTACTCCTCGCGGGAGAACACGCCCTTCTCGATGAGCAGCTCCACCATCGCCTTGAGGGCGGCGACCTCCTTGCGCTGCACGTCCTCCACGCTGCGCAGCAGCTCCGCGGGACTGCCGGTGGCGGCGGGGCGCGCGGCCTCCGGAGGCGGCGTGGGCGGGCGGGCGACGGGCGGAGGCGTGGGCCGGGACGCGGGGGCGGCGGCCACGGCGGCGGCGGCCGGGTCCAGGTCCTTCAGGTTCTTCACCACCGTGCGGCCCTGGGCGTCCACCACCTTGAAGTTGGTGTCCGCGTCCTCCAGCTCCGCGTTCTCCTCGTAGATGCGCGAGAAGGCACGGGCAATGGAGCTGCGGCCCGCCACGTTGGGGACGATGCGGCACTTGGTGACGGCGCGCAGCTCGTCCAGCATCCGCACGTTGAGCGGATCGGACATCGCCACCACCAGCGTCTTGCCGTCGTCGCGAAGCTGCAGCGGCAGCACGGAGAAGTCCCGCGCCATCTGCGAGGAGATCTTCGCCTTCACGTGCGGCGGCACCATCTGCACCGCGTCCAGGTTCACCGCCGGCATGCCGAGCTGCTTGGACAACGCGCGTACCAGGATGTCCTCGGAGACGAGGCTCATCCTGACCAGGATTTCGCCCAGCTTTCCGCCCCACTTCGCCTGTTCGGCGAGCGCGGCCTTGAGCTGGCTCTCCTGCAGCACGTTTGCCTTGATCAGCAGTTCTCCGAGCTTGATCTGTGCCATGTCGTGGGGGGCACTCTAGATCGACTCGGCGGGCAGCGCCCCTTCTTCCGCGCCTGCCCGGTCAGGAACCCGGCACGGCGGGCCCGGGGGAGGCGGGGGGCCCCGAGGGCACGGAGGACCCGGCCGGCAGCTCCCGGCCCCGCTCGTCCACCTCCACCACCTTGGCCCCCTCGGGAGGGAGCAGCTCGTAGAGCGTGAGGTCCGGCCGGCCGTTGAGGGTGATCTGCTGGTAGCTCAGCTGGAGCCGCGTGTCGGCCTGCGCGGCCACCAGCTCCACCTTCCCGGGGAAGATGAGGGTGCCCTTCTCCAGGAAGTCGTCGAAGGCCAGGTCGTACCCGGGGACGCCCCGCACCTGGCTCTTCACCACGCGCAGGTACTTCGTGTGCACCTGGAGCACCTGGGTGGCCTGCCCCTGGTGGAGTGTCAGCACGTAGAAGCCTTTCTTACGGTCCAGCTCCAGCTCCATCCGCTCCGGGGGGATGAGCGGCACCTGGCCGAGCATGATGGCCACCAGTTCCTGGCTCGGCAGCACCACCGGGAGGAAGCGCGACACGTTCTCCGGGCTGGCCGGCCCTTGATAGAAAGTGTTCGTTTCCGTCTGGTACAGCCCGAAGCCCTGCCCATCCGACACCAGGGAGGCGAGCGGCCGGTTGAAGAAGTCGAACGTCTCCAGGTGCAGCATGGCCGGCCGGGTGACGGAAACGAACATGCTGAGGGTGCCGCTGCCCTGTGGGGACTCGACGCGCAGCTTGGAGTCGCCCTCCAGTTGCACGATGTTGTCCTGGTTCTCCTTGACGCGTTGGTAGACGACATTCGCGTCGGTGAGCTCGCCCTCGGGCCCGAACTCGATTCGCTTGGGGCATGCGGAACTGAGGACTGCCAGGAAGATTGCGGCGGCTGCGCGGTTCATATCTCCTAGTCTGGGCCATGCCGCCCTGCCTGGTCACCCACCAATGAGCCTGAACGACATCCTCCATTACCTTCGGCTGGGCGGCGTCACCCTCGCCCTGCTGCTGCTGGCCTCCGTCGTCGCGCTGATTGTCGCCGTCGAGCGGCTCATCGCGCTGTGGGGGGTGAGCGAGCGCTCCCGCCTCCTGGGCGAGACGGTCAACAAGCACCTGCTGCGCGGGGACGTGGCCGCGGCCCGCACCGCCGCCGAGCGCTCGGACTCGGTGGCCGCCGACATCTTCCTCGCCGGCTTCGACCGGCTGGAGCGCGCCCGCACCACCGGAGGCGCGGGCGTGGAGGCCGCCGTGGAGCGCGAGCGCGCCCAGGTGGGCCTGAAGCTGCGCCGCAACCTGTGGGTGCTGGCCACCATCGGCTCGATTACCCCCTTCGTGGGCCTGTTCGGCACCGTGGCGGGCATCATGCGCTCCTTCAAGGACCTGGGCCTGGACGTGGAGGCCGGCGGCACCGGCGGCAGCGCGGCGGTGATGACGGGCATCTCCGAGGCGCTCGTCGCCACCGCGGTGGGCATCCTCGTCGCGGTGCAGGCCATGGTCTTCTACAACTACTTCCAGGCCCGCCTGTCGCGAGTGCTGGTGGAGCTGCGCCTGCTGGGCGACGAGTTCGTGGAGCTGCTCAAGGAGCGCGCCTCGGGCGCCCCCCTGCCCCCGGAGCCCGCCCCCACCCGCGAGTCCCCGCCGCCCGCGGTGACGCACCCCGACCCGAAGCTCGCGTAGGCCCGAGGACACGCACCATGGCCATGGGAAGGACTCCAGGGGACAACGAGGGCGACGAGGGCGTCTTCGCTGAAATCAACATCACCCCGCTCACCGACATCTTCCTCGTGCTGCTCATCATCTTCATGGTGACCAGCTCCGTCATCGTCCAGCAGGGGCCCGGAGGCGGCGCGAAGGCCGGCCTCAAGGTGAACCTGCCCAAGGGCGGCGCCGCGGACATCACCGCGCGCAGCACGGACCTGTCCGTGGCGGTGCTCGCCGACGGGCGCTTCGTCCTCGCCGGCAACGTCGTCTCCGAGGAGGAGCTGCGCAAGACGTTCGACGACGCGAAGATGAAGGACCCCGACACCGTGGTCATCGTCCAAGCCGACGAGGGCGTCCCCCACGGCACCGTGGTGCAGGTGATGGAGCTGGCGAAGAAGGCCGGTCTCGGGCAGCTCGCCATCGGCGTGCGCGAGGGCGAGTAGCCCCACTGAAAGCACGAAGGCCACCCGGGCAGCTCGCCCAGGTGGCCTTTGCGTTTCTCAGGGCCCCCGCTCAGGCGCCCTGGTTCAGCCGGAGCCTCAGATGGAGCCGAAGGCGGCGTCCGTGATGTCCATCGGCGAGGTGTCCTCGGAGGCAATCATCCGCGCGGCCTGCTCCACGCCGGGCAGCACGTTCCGGGCGTAGTAGAGGGCGCTGAACTTCTTGCCCTCGTAGAAGGCGCGGTCCGGGTGGTCCGCGGACACCGAGGCCTGGGCCTTGTCGGCGATGAGGGCGGCGTCCAGCAGCAGCCAGCCCACAGCGACCTCGGACATCATCTGCAGGAAGCGGTTGGCGGACAGCGGAATCAGCGGGAACTTGCCGCCGTCCTGGGACCAGCCGAACACCGTCATGGCGCTGGCCATGAGGGCCTCCTGCGCCGCGGCCAGCGTCTTCACGGCCTCGCCGTACACGGTGTGCTCGCGGTTGGCCTCGATGAAGGCGCCCACGTCACCCATGAACTGCTGGAAGTGCGTGCCACCGGCCTGGCCCAGCTTGCGGCCCACCAGGTCCATGGCCTGGATGTGGTTGGTGCCCTCGTAGATGGCGAAGATCTTCGCGTCGCGGGTGTACTGCTCCACCGGGTAGTCCTGGATGTAGCCGGCGCCGCCGTAGACCTGGATGGCCTGGGCGCACAGCCGGAAGGACTGGTCGGAGCCGTAGGCCTTCACCAGCGGGGTGAGCAGCTCCACCTGGCCCTTGTGGTAGGTGGCCGCGTCATCGTCCTTGCCGGACAGCTGGCGCGCCTTGTCCAGGTGCATGGCCAGCTTGATGATGAGCGAGCGGATGCCCTCCACGTGCGCCTTCATGTCCAGCAGCATCCGGCGTACGTCCGGGTGCTCGATGATGGCGGCGCGGGGCGCGGTGGGGTCCTTCCACTTGGTGAAGTGCGAGCCCTGCTTGCGGTCCTTCGCGTAGTCGAGCGCGTTGTAGTACGCGGCCGACGCCAGCCCGAGGCCCTGGATGCCCACGGCGATGCGCGCGCCGTTCATCATCTTGAACATCTGGCTCATGCCGACGTGCTCGACGGTGCCCACGAGCTCGCCCACACACGCGTCGCTCTCACCGAAGTTGAGGACACAGGTGGCGGAGCCGTTGATGCCCATCTTGTGCTCGATGGAGCCCACGCCCACGTCGTTGGGCTTGCCGGCGCTGCCGTCCGCGTTGATGCGCAGCTTGGGGACGATGAACAGCGACAGGCCCTTGGTGCCCGGCGAGGCGCCGTCGATGCGCGCGAGCACGAGGTGGATGATGTTGTCCGCCATGTCGTGGTCGCCGCCGGAGATGAAGATCTTCGTCCCGCGGATGTTGTAGGTGCCGTCGCCGTTGCGGCGGGCCGTGGACTTGGCCGCGCCCACGTCGGAGCCGGCGTGCGGCTCGGTGAGGCACATCGTGCCGCCCCACGTGCCGTTGAGCATGCGCTCCACGAACTGCTTCTGTTGGGCGGGCGTGCCGCACTCGGCGATGACTTCGGCGGCACCGAAGGCCAGGCCGGGGTACATGTTGAAGGCCGTGTTGGCGCCCGACAGCAGCTCCTCCACCGTCACCTGGAGCATCATCGGCGCGCCCTGGCCGCCGTGCTCGGGGTCCACGGACACCGTCTTGAAGCCCTGCTCATAGAGCTTCTTCCACGCGTCCTTGAAGCCGGTGGGGGTAAAGACGGCCCCGTTCTCCACCCGGCAGCCCTCCCGGTCGCCGACCGAGTTGAGGGGCCCGAGCACCTCGCGCGCGAAGCGGTACGTCTCGGTGAGCACCGCGCGGGCCTCGTCCGGGCCCCAGGCCTCGTACGGCGCCTGCCCGGACACCTGGCCGAAGCCGAACTGCTCGAACAGCGTGAAGAAGATCTCTCGAAGGTCGGTCTTGTAGGTGTTGATCCCGGCGGACATGGCCACTCCTGCGTGACGGCTCGCTGCCAGCCCCACGAGGAGGCGTCGGGGTCAGCGGCCCAGATGAGACACAGGAAGTGTGGCGGCGACTGATTTTTGAGTCAACCCTGAATGACACTCCGCGTTGAGGGGCGGTCAGAACCGCCCGTCAAGCGGGTGGGAAAGTGCCTACTTCTTCGCCTTCTTGGCGGCGGGGAGCGTGGCCGTCTTGGCGGCGGGCTTCTCGCGGGGGGCGGCCTTCTTGGAGCCGGTGCGGCGCTCGTCCCCTTCCTCGCCCTCCTCGGGAGCAGCCTCGCCCCCGGCGGTGGCGGTGGCGGCGGGCGCGGCGGTGGCCAGGCTCTCGCGCG includes:
- a CDS encoding ExbD/TolR family protein; translated protein: MAMGRTPGDNEGDEGVFAEINITPLTDIFLVLLIIFMVTSSVIVQQGPGGGAKAGLKVNLPKGGAADITARSTDLSVAVLADGRFVLAGNVVSEEELRKTFDDAKMKDPDTVVIVQADEGVPHGTVVQVMELAKKAGLGQLAIGVREGE
- a CDS encoding acyl-CoA dehydrogenase: MSAGINTYKTDLREIFFTLFEQFGFGQVSGQAPYEAWGPDEARAVLTETYRFAREVLGPLNSVGDREGCRVENGAVFTPTGFKDAWKKLYEQGFKTVSVDPEHGGQGAPMMLQVTVEELLSGANTAFNMYPGLAFGAAEVIAECGTPAQQKQFVERMLNGTWGGTMCLTEPHAGSDVGAAKSTARRNGDGTYNIRGTKIFISGGDHDMADNIIHLVLARIDGASPGTKGLSLFIVPKLRINADGSAGKPNDVGVGSIEHKMGINGSATCVLNFGESDACVGELVGTVEHVGMSQMFKMMNGARIAVGIQGLGLASAAYYNALDYAKDRKQGSHFTKWKDPTAPRAAIIEHPDVRRMLLDMKAHVEGIRSLIIKLAMHLDKARQLSGKDDDAATYHKGQVELLTPLVKAYGSDQSFRLCAQAIQVYGGAGYIQDYPVEQYTRDAKIFAIYEGTNHIQAMDLVGRKLGQAGGTHFQQFMGDVGAFIEANREHTVYGEAVKTLAAAQEALMASAMTVFGWSQDGGKFPLIPLSANRFLQMMSEVAVGWLLLDAALIADKAQASVSADHPDRAFYEGKKFSALYYARNVLPGVEQAARMIASEDTSPMDITDAAFGSI
- a CDS encoding general secretion pathway protein GspE is translated as MAQIKLGELLIKANVLQESQLKAALAEQAKWGGKLGEILVRMSLVSEDILVRALSKQLGMPAVNLDAVQMVPPHVKAKISSQMARDFSVLPLQLRDDGKTLVVAMSDPLNVRMLDELRAVTKCRIVPNVAGRSSIARAFSRIYEENAELEDADTNFKVVDAQGRTVVKNLKDLDPAAAAVAAAPASRPTPPPVARPPTPPPEAARPAATGSPAELLRSVEDVQRKEVAALKAMVELLIEKGVFSREEYLAKVKR
- a CDS encoding ABC transporter ATP-binding protein; its protein translation is MSSGPLLQVKDLKVHFPVRGGLLGRVRGAVKAVDGVGFDVVRGETLGLVGESGCGKSTLGRALLRLVEPTAGSIRFDGQELTGQSQRRLRPLRRRMQLVFQDPYASLNPRMTVREILGEPFTIHGLARERGEREREVAALVDAMGLPREALERYPHEFSGGQRQRIGIARAIALRPDLVVADEPISALDVSIQAQIVNLLVDLQRERGLTYVFIAHDLKIVEYVSTRVAVMYLGRIVELAPAAELYRRPRHPYTQALLSAVPVPDPGRARTRLLVPGEPPSPLNPPSGCAFHPRCPHAMERCRRESPPLYPLGDGHTAACFLVEGDAREVSSAPTSGGDAGVLAQPPPPG
- a CDS encoding DUF2085 domain-containing protein; the encoded protein is MFWLSHHHPDEYNRTYVLGGVRVCARCLGTYPVMLATLVGLFILRAPREWRWDVPVVLGLTLPALVDWAVGRFRPAAGSNAVRTLTGVLLGLALGRSLQVHVQRPLPDVLLAQAALVTAVAVPVILATYRRPRSG
- a CDS encoding ABC transporter ATP-binding protein produces the protein MTVAAQRPSAGEPLLDIRGLTVELSLEAGPARAVDGVSFAVPPGGTLGVVGESGCGKSLTALSILGLAPQPPVRVVGGEVRFQGRDLLKLPEAELRRVRGRHAAMVFQEPMTSLNPVFTVGEQIAEGVRLHLGASRAQARERAVEMLRQVGIPAPGERVDAYPHQLSGGMRQRVMLAMALACDPALLIADEPTTALDVTIQAQILDLLKRLQAERGMAVMLITHDLGVVAESCDTVVVMYAGRVVERAPVRELFARPAHPYTAGLLRSIPSLQVATDAGGAGGRRRLQAIPGMVPSLGRLPSGCAFRDRCERALEVCARVVPPLEPKRDGQLAACHNPVPAP
- a CDS encoding RNA polymerase sigma factor, with product MLGPETSDERLMLAFQAGDARAFEALVRKHRTPVFNFVLRFVGQRARAEDVLQETWLKVVRSAGEYTPKAKFTTWLYTIARNLCVDSARKESYRQASSLEAPAAGVDGDEGRPLGEGLPDTGASPERGAYNARLRPMLERALASLPEEQREVFILREYSGIPFKDIAEVTGVSENTVKSRMRYALDGLRRRLAEMGVDGDLAEDGRTVTG
- a CDS encoding general secretion pathway protein GspE, whose product is MRKKIGELLIEAGVVTEEQVRAALGRRGAPGAQRLGEVLLSQGLCTPPDIARALSAQHGLPFVELPEDIPPAVTALVSVDFQTEHRVMPFRVEVEGRSERIHIAVEDPGDLTLVDELRFQLRKQVRVFVVASDDLDTALARARGEPLDIVEAEPLDEEGPPPPPVGAGQSLEWDFPEPPKPPPPPAAKPAPRPVAAAPAAPARPTLRGSASPPPPPMESPPPAPGVDVLDDLLGMEATPPSRPPPPPPDADGAGGKPRVPVVLFGGAAQGARPSVPLTPTPQFSDEDLAVLDDLERISRGEEAMLDTEKVKPARMVASLIRLLIRKGLIQEGEFLDELARK
- a CDS encoding DUF4292 domain-containing protein, which gives rise to MNRAAAAIFLAVLSSACPKRIEFGPEGELTDANVVYQRVKENQDNIVQLEGDSKLRVESPQGSGTLSMFVSVTRPAMLHLETFDFFNRPLASLVSDGQGFGLYQTETNTFYQGPASPENVSRFLPVVLPSQELVAIMLGQVPLIPPERMELELDRKKGFYVLTLHQGQATQVLQVHTKYLRVVKSQVRGVPGYDLAFDDFLEKGTLIFPGKVELVAAQADTRLQLSYQQITLNGRPDLTLYELLPPEGAKVVEVDERGRELPAGSSVPSGPPASPGPAVPGS
- a CDS encoding anti-sigma factor family protein; this encodes MNPQNLHAHEDRLLDFVYGELPVPEARAVEAHLQGCARCTQALDDIRGVRATMSQLSSESAPDAGLESLLAYAQQSARRAAAGPAPRPSRWRRWLLPVVGLASVSTFGILAIQQRNPDLTRPNLSMAAAEPELARKAESAPARQEPRPMAPAPALQGAPMQEAPAEVASALVAGDEAPRRAEGWEKEGSGGGLDARLVRENESKAKRDFGSSKERARSVSDKAATMKPAPGKKMALFQKDLDEEDALSAPEGRVADSQAPKLVPPRDSLRLGGTSPAYGGVADDGEPAQAEEAEPESLAAQSQAGALGYAAAGPATAAPPPPAPVVAAAPMPTAPSAGRGAASVQEALAERSDSNAEQDFSTAKRKKGEAVSAPTRAPTSRPQVAAAEPRPSVAELSRRAREAFDDGDRAMEAGLLRSALAAGATGTERLGLLNRLCDAELFLGRQAAGVAACNQILTEAPGSSAAQAARRRLSREPTSLEAPAKSAAPGK
- a CDS encoding MotA/TolQ/ExbB proton channel family protein, whose protein sequence is MSLNDILHYLRLGGVTLALLLLASVVALIVAVERLIALWGVSERSRLLGETVNKHLLRGDVAAARTAAERSDSVAADIFLAGFDRLERARTTGGAGVEAAVERERAQVGLKLRRNLWVLATIGSITPFVGLFGTVAGIMRSFKDLGLDVEAGGTGGSAAVMTGISEALVATAVGILVAVQAMVFYNYFQARLSRVLVELRLLGDEFVELLKERASGAPLPPEPAPTRESPPPAVTHPDPKLA